The nucleotide window tctgaaacaaacatgcaaaaaaaaatcaggaAGGGAGCAAACACTTTTTCACATCACTGTACCATAGGTACTTATATGGTAAACTGATGCTTCTAGGACGGTGATCATGCGGCTTATTAGTTATGGGTTCAAGATCAAGATACACACTGATTAAAGAAATGTTTAGAATGAATGCACCTGTCTGCAAAATGCatcaatgtaaatattttagttgGTATGGGTTTATGTTGAATGCACAGAAAGATATTGTGAGAAGGGCTGCTTCAGAGAAAGTACATTCAGGACAGACTATTGGGTTAAAGTTTAGAGATGTGCATACCATTGTATACACTACAACATTCAAAACAAATCATAGTGATCGGTCAGTGTACACTTAAATAAAGGTTATAAATTGGTTTTGCAGTGATGCCAtataagaaccatttttgggtgacgcgcgcacacacacacagaaatatGTTTTACCATTCTTGTTGTTGTTTACTATCCCCAACCCTAAATGTAGCTCTCAGTGAAACctcttaaagtcgcaatgaaattgaaatgaaaaactatatatatatttttaatattgtggtattattaacaaatgacttatctgtgagcttctttattttttaaaaattcgtgtgtgctcataatctttaatcaaaaatgcaaatctcctcccctcctcaaaacgatctctcttcacttccggtcaaaagtatggcaggtgggcggggtccgggagaagatcgcagcgattagcaattagcaacacgacccaacttcaaacgatccaatcagatctcgatggacaaattcaaatccagccctgccttatttcatctcaaaacccgtttcattcggatatacgtcaccacggggaaaataaggcaatcactacttccgtttcatggcgactttaacatTATTACAATAAATTCAAAGTAAAACCATTGCTGCGttcgaaaccgcctacttcatactatatagtacgcaaaaagcagtaggcaaggcgagtagtatgtccgaatacatagtattcgaaaaacagtatgcgaaaagtacccggatgacctactacttccggtctgattttgcagtgtgcatacgatggacgcttcactatcccatgatgccccggacgaggagttatccaacgaagaagaagaggcaggcagctgttttcgcgctgaaatgacatgacgtgatgacgacgtatgtcacgtgatgtagcaacatggcggatgtagtacgtccgaatcttattcatactacccggattcatactatacagtacctactgttttaacgccaagtaagtaggtacttcatctaattcagtacctactatacagtatgcggtttcggacgcagcccatGTCACCTAAAAAGTCCTTTTTTCTGTAGACTTTGTTCATCAGACAAAGCGCTGCTGTGGTTACACGCCTGAACCAAAGTAAACTTTCAGTCTGTATTTTCTTATTGGTCTAGCTAGTGGCTCAAACAAATAacttgttgaaaataaaatgttttggtttgctaaagacgaggggagaccACAAGCATGGTTCACAACTATgcgagaggtttggcagccaggcaattGAAAgacctgtagctaacattgtatacattaattttacacagtaacatcAGCTCAGTGTAATAGTTGATACGTGATATGAGAATaaaggtaatttacttgtcatttatttgactttttatcaaaaataaactactgtaaaatgACTCTGCtgttattgattctatgtggaagtctaccggatgttccattttttttatttttataaaagcatACATTTTGTACAATGGGTCTTTAGAAGTGTAGTAAACAAGGCAAGCACACACATCTGTTCCTCTTTACCTAATGTCCATGCACAGTCAGCCATCTGTTTGGTATCCTATTCTTTAGCATTGCAATTATTTAACAATGCCTTGGCTATCTGGACAGTATCATATTGTAAGTCTGAGTGCCACTGCCACAGTCAGTTTGTTACAAGCTTTGCCACAGGTGATACAGGTGATCCTTTACATATTACCCATAGCAATGTTTTCTCAGGATCTGTGGAAAAACTTGCTTCCTAGTAAATTGGTTATGTTACCGCTGAAATCAATATATGAGATTAAACTTGTTCAGtctgcatctttttttttaaagtcgtTACTTTAATTAATGGTTATTTGTTTCATGCCATTAGCTACATTTTATGTTTGTGAGATGTTGTACTGTTAAAAATGCAGTTCCAAGAAGGTAAAGAATCCGTATTTCTTTAGAGTTCGTATATAAACCTGCCTTTAAATTCTTCAGAAATTTAAATCACCTTATGAAAGCCAGTCTTAACTTGTTTGAGGTATTAGAGGTAAACGAGGGAAAgctttgcatttacatttacacatttggcagacatCCATTTATTAGTGACTCACAGTACATTCAAGGTATACATGTTTTATCAGTAAGCTATGTGTGTTCACATGGgcatcaaacccatgacctttgtgccgctaatgcaatgctctaccaattgagaaACATGACACTGTAGTCTTGTTTTGTATGAGAAGCATGTACGTTGCTGAAGGGTAAAGTCTGAGCACATATAAGCTTACTACCACCTACTCGATTTTCTTTCTACTTCACCTTCACTGGTATTGCATTTATTTTCCATCTCATCTTTAAACTGGTATTTAAATCCCCATTGGGCCCTTAACTGGCTAATCTTTAGGGAAGTTGATCAGTCAGCGAGCAGCTGTCACACAGCACAGCCCACGCTTCATATACCCCAATGAAGATGACCTTCACAATTTGAAAAAAGACCTAAGAATGCATACAGTAtatcacacacaaaaaaatgctgggtaaaCAGTTTAATCTGGGTTAAATCTAGAAAATGCCCTCATTTAACAATCATGGGTTGAATAAACAGCATTTTGTATTGAAACAATGCAgcataggttaatttaaccccttcagaccatGCGTCCACAGGAatggacatcacatgttttgtggtTCAAATACTGATCAATCAAACAAAACAAGGCACACCGATTAAACACCTGCAAAAAtaggtctgaaggggttaaatcAAATGGTTCGCTGTTCAATCATTCATGGGTGAAAACAACCCTGCATTTTTCAGATGGTACCTGCAGGTTCACACATGACTATCCATTCATCTTTTCTACAAAAAACAACAGCAGACAAAAATGAAGAGGTGTTTatcatataatttatatatctAATATAATATAGTATCAGATTTAGTCAAACCTTGGTACctaaaacaaatgtgttaaataattttgattctttaaaaaatatatggtTACAAGAGGCTCTTTAAATATAGCCTTTAAGAGCAAAGCATTATGTGATCCGAGAGGATGATTATTATATGGTTAAGTGAACATTGACAAGTAATGTCCCATAACATGGTTTAGAAGTGAAAGTCAGCACATCCCAACATTTGCTTTCTGGTAGTCCAGCTGGCTGAACAGCTGGTCTGTTTATAAAATCAATATTCTCTAATGACATAATTGTACACCTCACTGCCCACCATAGGGCCACCTGTCATGGTTACGTTAGGAATGCTGTCTCATATGGGAGGAAAAAAGGCTCAGATGGGTGTGTGCGTGGCAGTCAATAGATAAATGTTGAGTGCTCCctcatttgtttatattatgcattatgtaagctatacattttatctgtATGTGTGTTCACTGGACTTGAACCTacaacctttgcactgctaatgcaatgttcAACAAGGTGAGCTTAAGGAACAACTTCCATTTCTTGAGTTGTAAGCTGCTGCATAAAAAAGTCTGcagaatgaataaatgtaaatgtatttactgtTACTAATGTAACTAATGTAATAATATTATGCATTCTTCAAACCATTTAAGCTTTGAAAGTTTAAAGTGTAATTTTATGTATCAATATATTATTAATGCGAGTAACTTTACTGTgacagaaattatgttttatgggATTATTATAATTGGCTATTTTTCTGtcacaatgtaaaaaatgtcaGAACACTGAAAAAAGCCAGATGCCTACGACTGTCATCTAATTTAATGTACCACACCTATGTGCATTTTAAAGATACAATAAAATGCTGCCTGTAACGATGTCAtgtaagagagagaaagagagggagagagagactcTGCACGCAGTTGATTTGTTATTCATTGTAAAGGACGCCGGCGCTGCTGTTTCAAACTACATCGCGTTGTTAGCATCGCGTTTGAGTGCAGCACGGACGGTTATATCCTGATGAAATAACGAACAAATACGGGGACGCGCACTGCCGGCATTCTCCTTACAGCAACACACTACGCTTAAACAAGAAGTGAAGGACGATAAAGCGACACCATTACACTACTGGATGCCGGTTGTCTGCTTACTAAGCAGTGCTGTCAAGCAGCAATGAAATAACTCCTTCCTGGAAAAGAGCACGGTCAGGATAACACCGTACCGCAATGCAAGAATGTAGCTAAAAGCAGCACAACTATACGTAACCTTGGCACAAACAGAGGAATCGGACGCGAAGACGGCGTAAGAGTAGGATATCTCTTCCTCTTTTGTAATAAAACATCACTGTCGGACGATACGCGATGCGCCGGACTCGCATGACTGCTTTCAAGACAATCTTCTAACGTAAAACTTCATCTTATGAGATCGGACGCTTCAGACGCGCGATAATACGACCGCTAGATGAATTATGCACGGCAGAGCGTGAACACCGGCCGGTGCGCGTGTCCCACATGACCTAGTTTCaaagtgaatcttctgtgcaggacagaaaaaaacagacCTCCAGCATTGAAAAACAAGCACACTGTTTGTTCACATGCCAGGTGAAAAGTGGAGGAAGTCGTGTGGACACAGACGTGACATTAACGTGACGACCTGGTCGGAGGATTCAGTAATGATCAACAGCCATTGCTTTTATTGTGCATcgttttaaaatgaatttacaAAGACGATACATTTACGGATTTATAGCGTACAGCCATTGACCTTTGCACTTGCATcggattatttatttttgctgaaAGCACCGAGATTTCTGCACATGCTGTCAGGATTTATACTGAGGCACGTGTACATTAACACATATGAGGATTTGTTAAAGGTGCTCGCTGCTATTTTGAAAGCAATATTGGCTATTTGATGACTACTTTTGACATGGTTTACTATATGATTTTAAGCTCAGGAGATCATTCTACATTCTTCAATTCACTGATTTGTGAACAATACTGAACACTACATTCATTCATCACGGTCCTAAATAAAAGGTCCAAAAATGTGGTCATTGCCATTAGTCCGTCACACCGATGTTCCTCCAAAAGTGACTGAGAACTTTATTCTGTCTGGTTATCGTTTTCCCAACTACAGCCTCCGGCAGTGCCTGGCATCTGCTTTTCGTCCGACTAATGAGACTGGAAACTTCTGGACGCACTTCCTTCCTATCTTTGTGTTTGCCTTCTACTTTCTGGAGGTATTTGCATGGGAAGGAGCCCCTGAACCTAGCAGCCCATTTTTCTACCCCTTCTGGAACTACTGTCTCGGGGTGTTCTACCTGCTGCTAGCCAGCAGCCTGGCTCATCTTCTCAACTCCATGTCTCTCATCATTCGTGAAATATGTTTCTTTGTGGACTACGGGACTATCAGCGCGTATACGGTGGGTTCCTCCCTGGCATATTACTACTATATCTACCCTCAAGCGGGTATACCGGAGATTGGGTTTAGCGGACGGAACGTTTCCCATAAGAAGGTCGATGAGGAGACTTGGCCTTCGGCATCCCTTTCTCCACGTCCGTCAATATTCTGCTGGTTTTTCGAAAACCTTTACATCCCAACCTCCTGCCTGGTTGCCATCGTATGCGTCATCACCTGCTGTAACACCAGGCAGCGCTGGCGGAAGTACCGCTATGCTGTTCGAACCCTCGTCTTCATCCTCCCCTTCTTCATCTCCTCCACACCTGTGTTTTACCGTCTCCTGAGTCCCTCTCCCTACATTTCTCATTCCTCTTCATCCTCCTCTTCTTCTATGTTCTCTACCATGCCTGCCTTTTTCTACCGACACTGCTTTTGGTTAGTGGTGTCTGCCATTTTCAATATCAGTAAGATCCCAGAACGATTTTCTCCAGGGTATTTTGATATTTGGGGTCACAGCCATCAGTGGTTCCATTGCTGCACCTTCCTGTCAATTTTGGATGAGCTTCACATGATCAAGGTGGAGATGCGGGCCCTGCTTCTCAACCCGGCACTGGTATTGTCGCCTGCAACACCGCCCAGGCTTCCTGGACCAACATTTTGCTCCACATATGGAATTATGGTTCTTCTTCAGGGGTGTATAGCAAGCGTCATAGGTTGGTTTGGCTGGTGTGCGTATTACATATATGCACCAGAGCAAAAAATGCTGAAGAGACATTAGGAGGGGATGTGGATGTCTCCATAAACATTTAGATTGTTATAATGTTGACCGTATGGCACTTGCAGTACAAACTCTTGTCATTTCAATAATTCTATGTTTGTATTTAACTAAAGAAAAGCTTATTTAgcaaaaaataatgaatgttTTCAATGGGTTTTAATGTGAAGCCAGTCAAAAAGGATATTGTTTTTTAGTAATTGTGGCCAATGCCCCTGCTGCTTTCAAGTCAGCATGCTTATTTGGCAACACGTGCTCCTAACGGAATGTATCTTATGTTAGCTTATTCTTCCATATTGATCTCATAATTCTCACTTGAAAGAGTTAACAATGATTATCACGATTGTACTGTAGGAGACCTTATATTATGTTTTACTAACaccattttaatgcatttttgcatTTACTACCCTACCTTGAGAAATGCTCTTTCACTTTTGCTTTCATAATGAGAACCCTTTTCTCATTATCTGTCTCACTTTTTTTCTTTCATCCGCCTACTCACATTTCCGTCCTTTTAAGAACCCCTCTAAACAGGAAGTGCAGACAAACAGCATGCAGACAAGCACAAATAGCTTCGACCAAAGTGTTTGAGGCAAAGGGAAATGAGAAGGGTGTGGATTCATTTAGCCATAAACCGCTTTTTAGCACTGAAATCTACATCTCTTGTTTTTAATCAACGTTATTTTATCCCTCTATAGTCTATACGGTCACAACCAGGAAATCGGTAACTATAGATGTCAGTTTAAATGCTGTATCTTAATCTACTGGAACTATGCATGCACATTGATTGTGTACGCGTCTCTTAAACTTGACAATTAGTTGAAATGCCGAGTGTAGGTTTGATGGGAAAGCTGAATGGGAAAATGAAGccatatcatttaaaaaaacctACTGTTATATCAGCAAGTActgtttttactttaaatgccaGTTGCGGAGGCAAGAGTAGTCATGGACTTTGCAGAATAGTTGGTGGCAAACCAAAATCATATTTACTTTATGTGTAGTTCTAAAAAGTTGCTACTGTTTGGTTTATTTTAACCAATTGGATGCTTTCATAAAGTGGTGCTTTTATGTAAGTGTGCCTAATGCAGGCTATTTAGTTAGACAGTAGGGTGTGTATTCTCTGTGCATGCATGTATCTGCTGTTTATGTTCATGTGAACGACAAATTGGAGTCATTGATGAATCAGATGTTGTCTGTCAAACAAAATGTTTAGTCTATGTTGTACTGTCCTCATATTTCAGGCAGGCCGAATAGTTGCAATAGGTGTAAGGACATAGTTAAAGCATTTTTTCACTTTGTTTCATGTAATCCATCTTGAACAGGGATTAATTCATTATTCATTACTCATACGTTTGTGTTCCTAGCAGTCTCATAGCTTTTACTTTCTATTTGTTTTTCAATGGGTTTAAGCATATGTTACAATGCACTGTGTTGCACAAGCATGGTATTAAAATCTAAACTGAATTTATGATTTGCACATGACCTAATGTTCCTAAACTAATCTGTGATCTTGACAGGGACCTGATATATATTGTAACCTTGGTTTTTGATGTTCACCAGACTTGTCTAAAGGTTTGGACAGCTTCAGCAGTTTTGACAAAATAGTGTTGGACCATTTGCCCAAATGTGCAACTTCATTTCTTAGATGCACGCTAAAgattgcagattttttttttataaaaatggacAAACTCAGAAAATACTTCCATTTTACCCAACAGCGGGTTACAATGACCCAGAATTTCGTGCAGTGTGTAGGTTTGACAAATGTCAGTGCTGATTGAGCAATGTTTGTCTTCTCAAATATCTGTCCTAACGCTGAAACCTCAAACCTGTATGTATGCTAAAATGTATGCTGTAGTTAAACAGTTCAAATGTACAAGACATTTGAAGAGACTATCCTGTgtcaaacatatttaaaaagtaaatgtttgatACAGGCTGGTTTTAAATTCTTGTTCTAGAATGGTTTATTTAGAACTGTTGTAGTTCTCAGGGGAGAAAACAGGTTAGAGTCTTAATGCACTGAAAGCCGACTGCTGTAGTGTGAACTTATAATCATGGTTTACTTACTGTAAGTAGATCATGTTAATATGTCTTATTTATTAAGATAGAggcttaaatatatatatataatatagtatatttacattttaatatatgaCTATGACTGACTGTATGTACCACTAGATTCTATTTCAAACTGTATCAAAGATGAGACTAGAGATCAATAAATTCGAATGGTAGATcatctttgtgttttttattctgtacagtgtgtgaatgtgtatgtgtctgtttcttaaagggatagttcacccaaaaatgttgtcatcatttactcaccctcaagttgttaaaaatctgtataaatttctttgttctgatgaacacaaaggaagatatttgtaatcacgaagaaacagaagcaccattgtcttccatagtaggaaagaaagtataggtttaaaacatcttgagggtgagtaaatgacagaattttcatttttgtttgaaATATCCCTGTTAACAGAAATGTATATAATATGcatgtttacatttcaaaatgaCAAAGTACAAGTTATTAAGGTGTTTGGCTTGGTAGGTGGCGTAAAAGTAGTGTCCACATTTCGTAGTCTGCAGGTGTGAATTTGCCTGTATTTGCATTTGTGTGTGCGtacttgtttgtgtgtgtgtgtgtgggagagagagagagagagagagagagagagagagagagagaaacagattAACTGCTGCTGAGTAACAGGAGCAGCTGGATGCTTATGTCACAGAACTCCATACCACCCTCGATGgacacacacgtgcacacaccATTAATTTCTCACTATTTaaatctgtccatccatctgtgACACATTCTTATGTACAGTACATACAAtatctgtttattaaaacattgaAAACAAGATGACTACATTATGTGTATACAGCACTAACATCAGATGTCAGAGAGTTAATAGTGTGGCACAGCATGAATGAAAAGGGGAAGGGAAAGAATTTTCCATTgctctctctccttctctctctgGCTCTGTTCCAGCTCACTGCAGACAACGAGAACCTCATTTCTAGATCTGGCCACGTGATGGAGACATATCGCACTTACTGTAGTATTCTGCTGGATTGGCTCTTTGCATCATGACAGATCATGCTTGTTGAACAGAAAGTAATCTAGCGTAATGACatacattaaaacaaaataacacaGGGTATTATACAGATATTTAAGCTGCAATTTAAGAATAAGTTTGGACATTGGTaagttattaaaacatttctgtacaGGTCTTatcctacactctaaaaattagtgctaaatagcactaaaagctcataatcataggggaaccatttttactGCTATACTGTATAGAACctataaagcacctatgaagaaccatccgGGGGTAATATAGCATCACTATTCACTATAGCACCAGATTTGGTTATCTCAATATGGTTTTTACATaggtgctacacaggtactacataggtgctatatggaacttaaaatggttcccctatgattacgagctacTGCTGTGCTATTTAgaaccgtttgtttttagagtgtagtcccaaactaattaaaaaaatctcacactgacatatattaacatatatattaacatatatcaagtgccattgttttgcaCACCATGCAGTATTGTTTTTGTCAGGTATTTTtctaaaatgtcctaaaataattaTGGCCTGGATTAAACTAAAACCTGTTTAGGAAACTGCCGGAAACTGTTTCCAGACACTTAAACTAATGAAAATAATTCACCTCAAGCATTTGAAAGTttaacttgtcctttaattaaagaaacagttaatttatgaatgaatacattttctCATATAAAATGTTTACAGGATGTAATACAAAACAAACTAATAAACAGAGATGGTATTTTGTTGCCAGGTTGTACTTTATATTGTAACGCCTTAGTTCTCCCTTAAAAAACTAAATGGCAATATTCCAGACTTTGATCTTATATGATACATAACATGCCACAAATTTCTTAATGTTCTGTTTTCCCTCttggtacactgtcagaaaaagtcAAAAAAGGGTCCCTAGCTgccactgggacggtaccctttcaaaaagtataccTTTCCACTTAAAGAGTGTATGCTGTATTAGCATCTCAAAGGTAcatggtaccaaatgtatacatatctgtacctaaattgtACATGTTAGGACCTTTAAAAAGGGTGCACAGAGACAGCTTGGGACCCTTTTTTGACCTTTTATGACATATGTTATAATAAACACAAGGAGATGACTTGCTGAATTGTTTACCTTCCTCCCACAAAACCTTAAATTACATATAAGAGATGCAAAATGAATAATCATGGTTTTAGTTTATTTGACCTAACATCTCCATGTAAGGTTAATAACCCAGAGTAGGTGGAATTAAACTTGTTTTTCCATTGTGGTTGTGTCAACATGATTTCTTTGCCACAATGGCCATAGCTTTATCATGCACTGGTTTGTGCTGAAGGGCAAAGCTGGACGGGGTCAGTGTGCCGAAGCCTTCGTCATTCACCTGACCCATCAGCACATAGTTCACTCCTATGAATAAATTAATACTTATCATTAATATCTTGGAgaaaatcatcatcatcaataAATGCAAATCTAcctaatgatttttttctttacaCATATACTACGATAATTACACATTTATACAATATTACACTCACAATTGTGCTATTATGGCCACATACTGAATAAGCACACTGTTATATAGTACTCATGTGATATTGTTTTACTGTCAGACAGTTATATATCAAACATCAGTCCACACATAAAAAAGTTGAGCCGGTTTACCTGCGTCCTCTTAAACCAAATAGCTTAAAAAAATACCGAATGgtaatttttataaattaaaaaaattacagaagTTTTCGATGAGGGTTAGGTTAAGGGGTTGAGTTAGGGAAAAGGGATTGAATACagtataaaaataacaatacgtggtaattatcacgttgtggggaccaattgtccccacaaggatgggaataccagtattttttttatcttgtggggacattttaaggtccccatgaggaaacaagcttataaagtTTGTGTGATTGTTGGGTTTTGGGGAAGGGAATAGAgttatacagtataaaaacccttacgtctatggaatgtccccacaaaacatggaaaccagaatgtgtgtgtgtgtgtatttttaccTTTACTCAGTGCCGGACACTTCATGCATGTAGTTTTCAGTGTGACGGTTGAGGTGGGTCCTCTCTTTTGGATATTAAGTCTACCTGCCTTATACATCTTTATGACGGACACTTCAACTTCAGCACTGCCTTGTGGTCCAGGGGTCACTGATATCACTTTACCAGTCAACACTGTGGGAGAGACCGAAGGAGTAAGTTTCAGGAATCTGAAACGTTTAGAGAAAATTCTCCTCTTGTAAAGACTTCGTATGTTACTCAAGATGCTAGCTGTTTCCCAAATGACAGACTATACACACTATGTAATTATACACTCATCTGTCTAGTGTATTGTCccaaatgatacatttaatgGTTTTTACTAACCGGAGGTATAAGCGGTTTCCCGGATGTCATTTGGAGGGCAAATGACGTCAAACGCATAGTGCAATGCAAGTCAATGAAAATCAGTTTGTACACTGTTATTTCAGTGTCATTGTTATTGTTCAGCATGGCTTTAGTAAGCGTCCGACTGAAGTGCAACCGTCTCCGTAGGCAAACTTTGCTCTCACGGCATCTGATATACCCAACTCTCTTCTGTTACGACCGCCAAGTGCCCAGAATTACACATTTTTTGGTTGAATGAGTGCATCATCCAGgtaattaaaatacactttcTTTTGGGGGGGATTTTCATCAACTATTTATACTAAAAATAATGTAGAATAGTGCATAAGTGTGGGATGCACCTACTGAGTTTCATACGCTTCTTCATCAAACTTAAAGAAATTAATGTCAAGCACTAGCCTGGCCAACAACGAGAATGAGACATGGTCTGGGAACCACATGCtcattttctcgtatttgaggcgtggtttacgaatgcccagagccgtttattggGCACTACGAACAGAGGCGGCGCCAGGGAGGAGCTAGGTGGTGCTGTAGCTCCCCCTATAATATCCATAGCACCCGCCCAGCACCCCCAAGAAATGTCtgtaatattttatatgtttatattttaatgtcatGTTTGAATAGTCTTTTTCATGTTGTTAAAAAaggaattaaataataatttaaaaatataaattttagtGTAAAATAACAAGGCCCAAACAGGTGATCTTCTTTGGCCAATGGGCGCAGCGCCTGGTGAACCTTTGACCTTAACGCACAGCAGTTTGTTTTTGATAGCAAATTTGGAAATTTAGCAAAGACCCTTAATTGCGACAACATCATTGATGCCTTCGCACTCAATCAAAAGTTGTGAAGACGTCTATGGTAAGTGCTTGATTTTCCCCAGCTGTTGGCTATTACAAATTTAATTTGGTGGTTAAAGCAGCAGAAATCTTGGCTCTTCATAGTTACATCTATAATGCTCCAACCATAGGAATACTGCTGATTTATCATTAGATTAGT belongs to Paramisgurnus dabryanus chromosome 2, PD_genome_1.1, whole genome shotgun sequence and includes:
- the paqr9 gene encoding membrane progesterone receptor epsilon — protein: MWSLPLVRHTDVPPKVTENFILSGYRFPNYSLRQCLASAFRPTNETGNFWTHFLPIFVFAFYFLEVFAWEGAPEPSSPFFYPFWNYCLGVFYLLLASSLAHLLNSMSLIIREICFFVDYGTISAYTVGSSLAYYYYIYPQAGIPEIGFSGRNVSHKKVDEETWPSASLSPRPSIFCWFFENLYIPTSCLVAIVCVITCCNTRQRWRKYRYAVRTLVFILPFFISSTPVFYRLLSPSPYISHSSSSSSSSMFSTMPAFFYRHCFWLVVSAIFNISKIPERFSPGYFDIWGHSHQWFHCCTFLSILDELHMIKVEMRALLLNPALVLSPATPPRLPGPTFCSTYGIMVLLQGCIASVIGWFGWCAYYIYAPEQKMLKRH